In Paenibacillus guangzhouensis, a single window of DNA contains:
- the aroA gene encoding 3-phosphoshikimate 1-carboxyvinyltransferase, protein MDVIVTPTSRLEGEIQALSSKNYTTRYLLVAALANGTSTIHFPAHSEDSDAMRRCIRDLGAVIEEDETKIVITGFGNRPAHVRELNVGNAGAVLRFLMAIASLCPEVTFVNTYPDSLGKRPHHDLIDSLQQMGVEVEHQEGKLPITIRGGQPKGGKITVSGNVSSQFLSALLFLTPMLEEDSEIEVLDDLKSKVVVGQTLEVLEQAGIVIHASDDLMHYKVPGRQQYQAKEYIVQGDYPGSAAVLAAAAVTNSDVKIHRLAENSKQGERAIVDVLRMMEVPLTHENGIVHVQGNQQLKALEFDGDAATDAVLAMVAAAVFAEGTSRFYNVENLRYKECDRITDYLNELRKAGANVEERQAEIIVHGRPEGVEGGVEINAHYDHRVIMALSVVGLRAKAPLRIKDAHHVAKSYPIFFDHMRSIGAQIEWV, encoded by the coding sequence GTGGATGTGATTGTAACCCCAACTTCGAGGCTTGAAGGAGAGATTCAAGCCCTATCTTCCAAAAACTATACGACGCGCTACTTGCTCGTTGCAGCGCTCGCGAACGGGACCAGTACGATCCATTTCCCTGCCCATAGTGAAGACAGTGATGCGATGCGTCGTTGTATCCGCGATCTAGGTGCTGTAATTGAAGAGGATGAGACCAAGATTGTCATTACAGGCTTCGGCAATCGCCCTGCGCATGTTCGTGAACTGAATGTTGGCAACGCAGGCGCTGTCTTGCGCTTCTTAATGGCAATTGCATCATTATGTCCTGAAGTGACATTTGTTAATACGTATCCAGATTCACTTGGCAAACGTCCGCATCATGATCTAATTGATTCTCTGCAACAGATGGGTGTTGAAGTCGAACATCAAGAGGGCAAGCTTCCGATTACGATTCGCGGCGGTCAGCCAAAAGGCGGTAAAATTACTGTATCAGGCAATGTCAGCTCGCAATTCTTAAGCGCTTTGTTGTTCCTTACGCCGATGCTGGAGGAAGATAGTGAAATCGAAGTCTTGGATGATCTGAAATCGAAGGTTGTCGTTGGACAGACGCTGGAAGTGCTGGAGCAGGCGGGGATTGTAATTCATGCGAGTGACGACTTGATGCATTACAAAGTACCTGGCCGCCAGCAATACCAGGCCAAAGAATATATCGTTCAAGGGGATTATCCAGGATCTGCCGCTGTACTTGCTGCTGCCGCTGTGACGAATTCCGATGTAAAAATTCATCGTTTAGCAGAGAATAGTAAGCAGGGCGAACGTGCGATTGTCGATGTGCTCCGCATGATGGAAGTACCGCTCACACATGAGAATGGAATTGTTCATGTGCAAGGAAACCAACAATTAAAAGCACTGGAGTTCGATGGGGATGCCGCTACGGATGCGGTGCTGGCGATGGTCGCAGCTGCCGTCTTCGCCGAAGGCACATCCAGATTCTATAACGTTGAGAATTTGCGTTATAAGGAATGTGATCGGATTACGGATTATTTGAATGAGCTTCGCAAAGCAGGGGCAAATGTCGAAGAGCGTCAGGCTGAGATTATCGTCCATGGCCGTCCTGAAGGAGTAGAAGGCGGAGTCGAGATTAATGCGCATTACGACCATCGCGTAATTATGGCGTTGTCGGTCGTTGGATTGCGCGCGAAGGCGCCGCTTCGGATCAAAGATGCCCATCACGTGGCGAAATCGTATCCGATCTTCTTCGATCATATGAGATCCATCGGTGCTCAAATCGAGTGGGTATAA
- a CDS encoding CoA-binding protein encodes MAYQNPSQEEIREILRSSKVIAVVGLSEKPDRTSYLVSEAMQRRGYRIIPVNPVVAGTKILGETCYASLKDIPEQVDIVNVFRRSEFCEPVAEEAVAIGAKTLWLQQGIMNISAANIAAKGGLKVVMDVCIKVADAVLLPGGQ; translated from the coding sequence ATGGCATATCAGAACCCAAGTCAAGAAGAAATTCGTGAAATACTCCGCAGTTCGAAGGTCATTGCCGTCGTTGGATTGTCAGAGAAGCCGGATCGAACTTCCTACCTGGTATCGGAAGCGATGCAGCGCAGAGGCTATCGGATTATTCCGGTAAATCCCGTCGTGGCAGGTACGAAGATTCTTGGCGAGACATGCTATGCATCATTGAAGGATATCCCTGAACAGGTGGATATCGTAAACGTATTCCGTAGAAGCGAATTCTGTGAGCCGGTAGCTGAAGAAGCTGTTGCGATCGGCGCAAAGACGCTCTGGCTCCAACAAGGTATTATGAATATTAGTGCAGCGAACATTGCTGCGAAGGGCGGCCTGAAAGTTGTAATGGACGTCTGTATTAAAGTCGCTGACGCGGTGTTGTTACCCGGCGGCCAATAA
- a CDS encoding glucose PTS transporter subunit IIA translates to MNGLGALQQFGRAIMLPTVVLPVAALMLFLGNMPWEPIGLESIGHVLNVAGNTIFMYLPYIFAVGVALGLGNNDGTAAIAALIGIFIEQQVTAYFGAAESQPSILVGILIGVLAGYITNRYKTVQLPEYIQFFGGPRFVLLVMSFVMLGFSSVMVLISEPLQQGVIALGNFLLSLGGFGVFLFGILQRVLVVVGLHHILNNIFFFHVGTFETAGGQMVYGDLPRFFAGDPTAGQFMTGLYPLTMFAIPAIAFAIIQEAREDLKPKVQKMFLMSAFVCFLTGITEPIEFAFLFVAPYLFVVHAIISGLTMWICSYLNIHLGVSFSAGAIDFIINSHLGTNQWLLIPIGIALGLIYYNLFRFAIYKYRIPTPGREEGSEVDDWAGSLPYRAPLILQALGGKDNIIRMEACVTRLRLSVVNDRLIDRRALRLLGSAGMIRLGGGAVQVVFGTYSDVIRAEIMKVINKDLNQVLFHAPMQGRMIPLEEVPDQIFAKKLVGGGVAFIPDKGEMVAPLAGEIMTIYPTQHAIGIVTAEGLNVLIHLGIDTSSLNGYGITVLVKEGDQVEAGQLLMKFDLDYVKQHATSIVTPMVITNSEIVQSWSFAPYKAVKKGQASVMSVVLNDRNVGGNAE, encoded by the coding sequence ATGAATGGGCTTGGAGCGTTGCAGCAGTTCGGGCGAGCGATTATGCTTCCAACCGTTGTGCTACCTGTTGCAGCCTTGATGTTGTTTCTTGGCAACATGCCTTGGGAACCGATCGGCCTCGAGTCGATTGGTCATGTCTTGAATGTGGCTGGGAATACCATTTTCATGTATTTGCCTTATATATTTGCAGTGGGTGTCGCCCTTGGACTCGGGAACAATGATGGTACTGCGGCAATCGCTGCGCTGATCGGGATATTTATCGAACAGCAGGTGACGGCGTATTTCGGTGCTGCCGAATCCCAGCCGAGCATTCTTGTTGGCATTCTGATTGGTGTGCTCGCAGGCTACATAACGAATCGATACAAAACCGTTCAGCTCCCTGAATATATTCAATTTTTCGGGGGGCCGCGGTTTGTTCTGCTTGTGATGAGCTTTGTGATGCTAGGCTTCTCATCCGTGATGGTCCTTATCTCCGAACCGTTGCAGCAAGGAGTGATTGCATTAGGCAATTTCCTGTTGTCTTTAGGCGGTTTCGGCGTGTTCTTATTTGGTATTTTACAACGTGTACTCGTCGTTGTTGGATTGCATCATATTCTAAATAATATTTTCTTCTTCCATGTAGGGACGTTCGAGACGGCAGGCGGCCAGATGGTGTACGGAGACTTGCCGCGATTCTTCGCAGGAGATCCGACGGCAGGACAATTTATGACGGGGCTCTACCCGCTAACGATGTTCGCTATCCCAGCCATTGCATTTGCGATCATTCAAGAGGCACGCGAAGACCTGAAGCCGAAGGTGCAGAAGATGTTCTTAATGTCAGCCTTTGTCTGCTTCTTAACAGGGATTACGGAGCCGATTGAATTCGCGTTCTTATTCGTCGCGCCATATCTATTCGTCGTGCACGCGATTATCTCAGGTCTTACGATGTGGATATGCAGTTACTTGAATATTCATCTTGGCGTTTCATTTTCTGCTGGAGCGATAGATTTCATTATTAATAGCCATTTAGGGACCAATCAATGGCTTCTGATCCCGATTGGGATTGCGCTTGGCTTAATTTATTATAATTTGTTCCGATTCGCTATATATAAGTATCGGATTCCGACGCCAGGCCGTGAAGAGGGCTCCGAAGTGGATGATTGGGCAGGAAGTCTGCCGTATCGTGCGCCGCTCATTCTCCAAGCGCTTGGTGGGAAGGACAATATTATTCGGATGGAAGCTTGCGTAACTCGGCTCAGGCTATCGGTCGTGAATGATCGGCTAATCGATCGAAGGGCACTAAGATTGCTTGGTTCTGCGGGTATGATTCGGTTGGGCGGCGGCGCGGTTCAAGTCGTGTTCGGAACCTATTCGGACGTGATTCGCGCCGAGATTATGAAGGTCATCAACAAGGACTTGAATCAAGTCCTCTTTCATGCACCGATGCAGGGGCGTATGATACCGCTCGAGGAAGTGCCGGATCAGATCTTCGCGAAGAAGCTGGTGGGTGGCGGCGTAGCTTTTATCCCAGATAAGGGCGAGATGGTTGCGCCGCTGGCCGGCGAGATTATGACGATCTATCCGACGCAGCACGCGATCGGCATCGTGACTGCTGAAGGATTGAATGTATTGATACATCTTGGCATCGATACGTCGAGCTTGAACGGATACGGCATCACTGTGTTGGTGAAGGAAGGGGACCAGGTGGAAGCCGGTCAACTGTTAATGAAGTTCGATTTGGATTATGTGAAGCAGCATGCGACATCGATTGTAACACCTATGGTGATCACGAATTCAGAGATTGTACAGTCTTGGAGTTTTGCGCCGTATAAAGCTGTGAAGAAGGGGCAAGCATCCGTGATGTCGGTTGTATTAAATGATAGGAATGTTGGAGGGAATGCAGAATGA
- the ptsP gene encoding phosphoenolpyruvate--protein phosphotransferase: MIQGIGASSGIAIGKAFVLPTWEWDLPDQRIDSIDLAKEFERLYEGVRTSKNEIEFLKNEFREVVGPDQSSIFDAHIAILEDPVFMSEIQAIIERQYKAAEVAVKEAIDHFVKMFDLLDDEYMKERALDIKDVGNRLLKHLLGAPEITLPSDTNPYLLVAKELSPSQLANLNQNYVLGIATLQGGRTSHSAIMARALGIPFVLGLEGKLEDPIQTGDVLVVDGGDGIVYVNPDADVLERYTQIRDEQLEKKSRLRQLASVPAVTLDGVEMRLAANISSLKELNVALSHGASGVGLFRTEFLYMDRQHFPEEEEQFDVYREVAEKVSPNTVVIRTLDIGGDKHLDYFALPEEDNPFLGYRAIRICLDRKELFKTQLRAILRASHFGNVKIMYPMISSLDEVREANAVLEEAKRELDEEGIPYNTAIQVGIMIEVPAAVMIADLLAEEVDFFSIGTNDLVQYVLAVDRMNEQIAHMYNPFHPSILRMLKMTVDAAKAKGITISVCGELAGDERALPLWVALGVHDLSMSAHSILHLKSRVLEMCEKECVEMKGRLFSCRTNREIEQLLNDFTQNKS, from the coding sequence ATGATACAGGGTATCGGCGCTTCATCAGGAATCGCAATTGGAAAAGCCTTTGTACTCCCGACCTGGGAATGGGATTTGCCTGATCAGCGGATAGATTCCATCGATTTAGCGAAAGAATTTGAGAGACTGTATGAAGGGGTTCGTACCTCCAAGAATGAGATCGAATTTTTGAAAAATGAGTTCCGCGAAGTGGTAGGGCCGGATCAATCGTCTATTTTTGATGCGCATATCGCGATATTGGAGGACCCGGTATTCATGAGCGAAATCCAAGCGATCATTGAACGTCAATATAAGGCGGCCGAGGTTGCGGTGAAGGAAGCGATCGATCATTTTGTCAAAATGTTCGATTTGCTTGACGATGAGTATATGAAGGAACGGGCGCTGGACATTAAAGATGTCGGCAACCGTCTGCTAAAACATTTATTAGGTGCTCCAGAGATTACATTGCCATCGGATACCAATCCGTATCTGCTCGTGGCGAAGGAATTATCGCCATCGCAGCTGGCGAACCTGAATCAGAACTATGTGCTCGGGATTGCTACGCTGCAAGGCGGACGTACATCCCATTCAGCCATTATGGCTCGTGCATTAGGAATTCCGTTCGTCCTCGGATTAGAAGGCAAGCTGGAAGATCCGATTCAGACGGGCGATGTGCTCGTGGTGGATGGCGGGGATGGTATCGTCTACGTAAATCCAGACGCGGATGTCCTCGAGCGCTATACTCAAATCCGGGATGAGCAGTTGGAGAAGAAGAGCAGGCTGCGCCAGCTCGCTTCTGTACCGGCAGTAACGCTAGATGGCGTCGAAATGCGTCTTGCCGCGAATATCAGTTCACTGAAGGAGCTGAACGTCGCTCTATCGCACGGCGCTTCTGGTGTAGGGTTATTCCGTACGGAATTCCTCTATATGGATCGGCAGCATTTTCCTGAGGAGGAAGAGCAATTTGACGTATACCGTGAGGTAGCCGAGAAGGTATCGCCGAATACAGTCGTGATTCGGACGCTGGATATTGGCGGAGATAAGCATTTAGATTATTTCGCGCTGCCGGAGGAAGATAATCCTTTCTTAGGCTACCGAGCGATTCGCATATGTCTAGACCGGAAGGAATTGTTCAAGACGCAGCTTCGTGCCATTCTCCGGGCGAGTCATTTCGGGAATGTTAAAATCATGTATCCGATGATCTCTTCGTTAGATGAGGTTCGTGAGGCGAATGCCGTGCTGGAAGAAGCCAAACGTGAGCTGGATGAGGAAGGGATTCCGTACAATACGGCCATTCAAGTGGGTATCATGATCGAGGTTCCTGCGGCGGTGATGATCGCTGATCTGCTCGCTGAAGAGGTCGATTTCTTCTCGATTGGAACGAACGATCTCGTACAATATGTACTGGCCGTCGATCGGATGAACGAACAGATTGCCCATATGTACAATCCATTCCATCCATCCATTCTGCGCATGCTGAAGATGACCGTTGATGCGGCCAAAGCGAAAGGCATTACGATCAGTGTATGCGGAGAACTCGCGGGTGACGAACGTGCTTTGCCGTTATGGGTAGCGCTCGGTGTACATGATTTGAGCATGTCGGCCCATTCCATTCTCCATCTGAAGAGCCGTGTGCTTGAGATGTGCGAGAAGGAATGCGTCGAGATGAAGGGACGTTTGTTCTCTTGCCGAACGAATCGTGAGATTGAACAGCTGCTGAATGATTTTACGCAAAACAAGTCGTAA
- a CDS encoding type 1 glutamine amidotransferase domain-containing protein, whose translation MRLSGKKVIALVDEEFEDLELWYPIYRVREEGAIVHLVGPEKGKKYIGKYGVPAEAEYAFDEVSSSEYDGILVPGGWAPDKLRRYEKVISLVREMDAAGKPIGQICHAGWVLISAKILQGRTVTSTPGIRDDMENAGSTWVDEAVVVDGHIVSARRPPDLPPYGKAFCDLLAGE comes from the coding sequence ATGAGATTATCTGGAAAAAAAGTGATCGCACTCGTCGACGAAGAATTTGAAGATTTGGAGTTATGGTATCCGATCTATCGCGTTCGGGAAGAAGGTGCGATCGTTCATTTGGTCGGTCCCGAAAAAGGCAAAAAATATATCGGCAAATATGGTGTGCCTGCAGAAGCAGAATATGCTTTTGACGAGGTGAGCAGCTCTGAATATGACGGCATCCTTGTTCCTGGTGGGTGGGCGCCGGACAAGCTGCGCCGTTACGAGAAGGTCATCTCCCTCGTTCGTGAGATGGACGCTGCTGGCAAACCAATTGGACAGATCTGTCATGCAGGCTGGGTGCTCATCTCGGCGAAAATCCTACAAGGACGTACTGTCACGTCTACACCAGGCATTCGCGATGATATGGAGAACGCAGGCTCCACTTGGGTGGACGAAGCCGTTGTCGTGGACGGACATATTGTCTCCGCACGTCGTCCGCCAGACTTGCCGCCTTACGGTAAAGCATTCTGTGACTTGCTTGCAGGTGAATAA
- the ccpA gene encoding catabolite control protein A — MTVTIYDVAREAGVSMATVSRVVNNNPNVKPQTRKKVYEAIERLGYRPNAVARGLASKKTTTVGVVIPDISNSIFAEIARGIEDIANMYHYNIILCNADKKKEKEIRVINTLLEKQVDGLLFMGGAVTEEHIQAFQTAAVPIVLCATKDEQGVIPSVDIDHEGAAFDAVNTLIRHGHREIAMISGTLQDPANGFARFQGYKRALETAGITYQEDLVRIGNYRYESGVEAMKYFLGLRNKPTAIFAATDEMAIGAIHSIQDSGLKVPDDFSVISVDNIRMASMVRPLLTTVAQPMYDIGAVAMRLLTKLMKKENVDNANVILPHETILRLSVTHVNK, encoded by the coding sequence GTGACTGTAACTATTTATGATGTAGCAAGGGAAGCAGGCGTATCGATGGCAACGGTATCACGGGTTGTGAACAATAATCCGAACGTTAAGCCACAGACGCGTAAGAAAGTATATGAGGCAATTGAGCGCCTAGGATATCGTCCGAATGCGGTAGCAAGAGGTCTTGCGAGCAAGAAGACGACGACGGTTGGCGTAGTCATTCCAGATATTTCGAATTCGATTTTTGCTGAAATTGCGCGCGGTATTGAAGATATCGCGAACATGTACCACTATAATATTATTTTGTGTAATGCGGATAAGAAGAAGGAAAAGGAAATTCGCGTTATCAATACGCTGCTGGAGAAACAAGTCGATGGCTTGCTATTCATGGGCGGCGCTGTGACGGAGGAACACATTCAAGCGTTCCAGACGGCGGCAGTGCCGATCGTTCTTTGTGCAACGAAGGACGAGCAGGGGGTTATCCCATCCGTTGATATTGATCACGAGGGCGCTGCCTTTGATGCGGTCAATACGTTGATCCGTCATGGACATCGCGAGATTGCGATGATCAGTGGTACGCTGCAGGACCCTGCGAACGGGTTCGCTCGATTCCAAGGGTACAAACGTGCGCTTGAAACGGCTGGAATTACGTATCAAGAAGATTTGGTTCGTATTGGGAACTACCGTTATGAATCCGGTGTCGAAGCGATGAAATATTTCCTTGGGCTCCGCAACAAACCGACAGCGATCTTCGCTGCAACAGACGAAATGGCCATTGGTGCGATTCATAGCATTCAAGACTCGGGACTTAAAGTTCCGGACGATTTCTCTGTTATCAGCGTAGATAATATTCGGATGGCTTCGATGGTTCGTCCATTGCTCACAACAGTCGCTCAGCCGATGTATGATATCGGCGCGGTTGCGATGCGCTTATTGACGAAGCTGATGAAGAAGGAGAATGTCGATAATGCGAACGTCATTTTGCCGCATGAGACGATTCTTCGCTTGTCCGTAACGCACGTGAACAAATAA
- a CDS encoding 5'-methylthioadenosine/adenosylhomocysteine nucleosidase, translated as MVYHKIGLIGAMNEEIELLLADLQQSKRSERAGITFYEGIFHGKEVVLCKSGVGKVNAAVTTQILIDTFGVDSILFTGVAGALHPDLNIGDIVVSTVCKQHDMDVRPLGFERGVIPYQERSTFEAAPDLIAKAREACERLFQGHYRLGAVLSGDQFVASRELVQELYETMDGACTEMEGAAVAQVCDMHRIPFVVIRSMSDRADGSAHVNFAEFTIQAAKHSYQIIDDMLSHI; from the coding sequence ATGGTGTATCACAAAATAGGCCTGATTGGCGCAATGAACGAAGAGATTGAACTACTGCTTGCTGATCTGCAGCAGAGTAAGCGTTCAGAACGCGCAGGCATTACCTTTTATGAAGGGATCTTCCATGGGAAAGAAGTTGTTCTCTGTAAGTCTGGCGTAGGTAAAGTCAACGCTGCGGTAACGACGCAAATCTTGATTGATACCTTCGGCGTGGATAGCATTCTATTCACAGGCGTTGCGGGTGCGCTGCACCCGGACTTGAATATCGGAGATATTGTTGTATCGACCGTATGCAAGCAGCATGATATGGACGTTCGTCCACTCGGGTTCGAGCGCGGCGTTATTCCGTACCAGGAGCGTTCAACGTTCGAAGCTGCACCAGATTTGATTGCGAAGGCGAGAGAGGCGTGTGAGCGGTTGTTCCAAGGTCATTATCGTCTTGGAGCGGTATTATCCGGGGATCAATTCGTGGCAAGCCGTGAACTCGTACAGGAGCTCTATGAGACGATGGACGGCGCTTGCACGGAGATGGAAGGCGCCGCCGTCGCTCAAGTATGCGATATGCATCGCATTCCGTTCGTTGTTATTCGCTCAATGTCCGATCGGGCTGATGGCTCAGCCCATGTGAATTTCGCAGAGTTTACGATTCAAGCTGCGAAGCATTCGTATCAGATCATCGATGACATGCTAAGTCACATATAA
- a CDS encoding acetoin utilization protein AcuC produces MLINAMFIHHEDELKYRFNDDHPFNQQRLALTYDLLTEIKALSPEHIVVPRSATEDELLTIHQPAYLHSVKGLSSPNPEPMWLAQADLFGFTSEDTPYFPQMHEVTSTIVGGSITAVDHVMSGKSRHTLHLGGGLHHALSNRGSGFCVYNDASVAIAYLREHYNARVLYIDTDVHHGDGVQWSFYTDPNVCTYSIHETGKYLFPGTGFVSERGESDGYGTCFNIPLEPYTEDESWLDCFRESITRVTAMFKPDIIVSQHGCDAHAYDPLSHQHCSMRIYQEMPAIIHQLAHQYCDGRWTAFGGGGYDIWRVVPRAWSLLWLEMTDHPLLAQLHQDNRISLPEPWLTRWQQKAPVPIPTTWLDDLTEWEPMPRRSEISIQNRKTNAIALQYIP; encoded by the coding sequence ATGTTAATCAATGCTATGTTCATTCATCATGAAGATGAATTGAAGTATCGATTCAATGATGATCATCCGTTTAACCAGCAACGACTGGCACTCACCTACGACCTGCTGACTGAAATCAAAGCGCTATCTCCCGAGCATATTGTCGTACCTAGATCTGCAACAGAAGACGAGCTGCTGACCATTCACCAACCTGCATATCTGCATTCTGTCAAAGGCTTAAGCAGTCCCAATCCCGAACCGATGTGGCTTGCGCAAGCGGACCTCTTCGGGTTCACGAGCGAAGATACACCTTATTTTCCACAAATGCATGAGGTTACCTCGACGATCGTCGGAGGATCCATTACGGCGGTAGATCATGTCATGTCCGGCAAGAGCAGGCATACCCTGCATCTGGGCGGCGGTCTGCATCACGCTCTATCTAATCGCGGCTCAGGCTTCTGTGTCTATAATGATGCTTCCGTTGCAATAGCCTATTTGCGTGAACATTACAACGCGCGCGTGCTCTACATCGACACGGACGTCCATCATGGGGACGGGGTGCAATGGTCGTTCTATACGGATCCTAATGTCTGTACATATTCGATTCATGAGACAGGAAAGTATTTGTTCCCTGGGACAGGCTTTGTCTCGGAACGCGGCGAATCTGATGGCTATGGTACCTGCTTCAATATCCCACTCGAACCTTATACAGAAGACGAATCGTGGCTCGATTGCTTCCGCGAGTCCATTACGCGTGTTACCGCTATGTTCAAGCCAGATATTATTGTCAGTCAGCATGGATGCGATGCGCATGCCTATGACCCTCTCTCCCATCAGCACTGCAGTATGCGAATTTATCAAGAAATGCCGGCGATCATCCATCAATTAGCTCATCAATACTGCGATGGACGGTGGACCGCATTCGGTGGCGGAGGCTATGACATCTGGCGTGTCGTCCCAAGAGCTTGGAGTCTCTTATGGCTCGAAATGACGGACCATCCCCTGCTGGCGCAGTTACATCAGGATAATAGGATATCGTTGCCTGAACCTTGGCTGACGCGATGGCAGCAAAAAGCCCCGGTCCCGATTCCAACGACCTGGTTAGATGATCTAACCGAGTGGGAACCGATGCCGAGGCGATCAGAAATTTCTATTCAAAATCGTAAGACCAATGCAATTGCACTGCAATATATCCCCTAA
- a CDS encoding GNAT family N-acetyltransferase codes for MEHRKIYHAHIQQHQEIVLIIEGPVRSEVLRTLDMHPDLDAFRRPKDQHEALIEIAELPEGRIIIARHENTIVGYVTFHYADEMERWSQGNMQDLIELGAVEVANDYRSYGLGKKMIQTAFEEDQMENYIVFTTEYYWHWDLEGSKLSVWDYRKMMEKLMESVGMIWYATDDPEICSHPANCLMVRIGKDVPLQSEQQFDRVRFQQRFMY; via the coding sequence GTGGAACATCGGAAGATCTATCATGCACATATCCAGCAGCACCAAGAAATTGTACTCATTATTGAAGGCCCGGTTCGCTCAGAAGTGCTGCGAACACTGGATATGCACCCAGATCTTGACGCCTTCCGAAGGCCGAAGGATCAACACGAAGCGCTGATCGAAATTGCGGAGCTGCCGGAAGGGCGCATCATTATCGCACGGCATGAGAATACCATCGTGGGCTATGTTACGTTCCATTATGCAGACGAGATGGAGCGCTGGTCCCAAGGGAACATGCAAGATTTAATCGAACTGGGCGCTGTCGAGGTCGCAAATGATTACAGGTCCTACGGGCTCGGCAAGAAAATGATTCAGACCGCCTTCGAAGAAGATCAGATGGAAAATTATATTGTGTTCACCACCGAATACTATTGGCACTGGGACCTGGAAGGCAGCAAGCTCAGTGTGTGGGATTACCGCAAAATGATGGAGAAATTGATGGAATCTGTCGGCATGATCTGGTATGCAACCGATGATCCTGAAATCTGCTCTCATCCTGCCAACTGTCTCATGGTGCGCATTGGCAAAGACGTTCCGCTTCAGTCGGAGCAGCAATTCGATCGTGTACGGTTCCAACAACGGTTCATGTACTAA